In one Gemmatimonadaceae bacterium genomic region, the following are encoded:
- a CDS encoding ADOP family duplicated permease: protein MLSEFWSDLRYRVRALVRRRDVERELDAELRFHIARETEKYAQRGVSFEHAARHALIAFGGLERTKEEIRDRRGTAFIESLAHDIRYAARGIRAKPAFSAGIVLALALGIGANAAMFAVVDRLLLRPPAYLRDPSRVNRVYLSQTVARQEVTNDYTSIARLVDLTHFTHSFDAVAGFTTFTIAVGDGDDAREIPVSGVSASYFRLFDARPALGRYFRADEDRLPTGAPVAVLGYGYWQSQFGGRSNVLGAKLHVGRTWFTVIGVTPQRFDGFDGGDVTRVPAIWLPLAAFAWNMRPEDHTRDYHWQSFQMAVERAPGVSVAQATADISDALVRSRVSEYPDDPAWATKVRALRPRATLGPVQSDRGPDAGPETKIVLWVSGVALIVLVIACANVANLHLARALARRREIALRLALGVSRARLVRQLLTESLLLAALGGAAGLAVAQWGGRAIRALFIHDGAGTVLFADPRTIAVTIIVTVAAAVGTGLAPAIYALRGDIAQLLGAGAREAGARRSRLRQSLLLVQAMLSVVLLIGAGLFVKSLVNVRHLHLGYDVGPVLVVTENMRGTKMPTPARKALEERLATTAASMPGVVAATPAASVPFWAFEGRSLFVTGIDSVSLLGRFTMQAGDTAYFRTLGTRILNGRGFTAGDGATAPPVTVVSAGMGRVLWPGQNPLGKCIRLDADTAPCITVVGVAEDLHLRSFTSAREFTYYLPIAQDTESTGMLLVRVRGRADASAERVRRGLQALMPGAAYLTATPLGTIIDPAMDSWRLGATMFVAFGALALVLAAVGLYSVIAHGVAQRRQELGVRLALGAPRPRVVAMVVGDGLRTVLAGVVLGSMVGLATGRWSSALLFHESPTDPIVYVAVAAVVVSVALLATAAPAVAAGRVDPTVTLRGD, encoded by the coding sequence ATGCTGAGCGAATTCTGGAGCGACCTGCGCTACCGCGTCCGCGCGCTGGTCCGGCGCCGCGACGTCGAACGCGAGCTCGACGCGGAGCTCCGCTTCCACATCGCGCGCGAAACGGAGAAGTACGCGCAACGCGGCGTCTCCTTCGAGCACGCCGCCCGCCACGCGCTGATCGCGTTCGGCGGCCTCGAACGAACGAAAGAAGAAATCCGCGACCGCCGCGGCACCGCCTTCATCGAAAGCCTGGCGCACGACATCCGCTACGCGGCGCGCGGCATCCGCGCCAAACCCGCGTTCAGCGCCGGCATTGTGCTCGCCCTGGCGCTCGGCATCGGCGCCAACGCGGCGATGTTCGCCGTCGTCGACCGCTTGCTGCTCCGCCCGCCCGCCTACCTGCGCGATCCGTCGCGCGTGAACCGCGTCTACTTGTCCCAAACGGTCGCGCGGCAGGAGGTGACGAATGACTACACCTCCATCGCGCGTCTGGTGGATCTCACACACTTCACGCACAGCTTCGACGCGGTGGCGGGGTTCACGACGTTCACCATCGCGGTCGGTGACGGCGACGACGCGCGCGAAATTCCGGTGTCCGGCGTCAGCGCGAGCTACTTTCGCCTCTTCGACGCGCGGCCGGCGTTAGGCCGATACTTCCGCGCCGACGAAGACCGGCTGCCCACCGGCGCGCCGGTCGCGGTGCTCGGTTACGGCTACTGGCAGTCGCAGTTCGGCGGCCGCTCCAACGTGCTGGGCGCCAAGCTGCACGTCGGACGCACCTGGTTCACGGTCATCGGTGTCACGCCGCAGCGCTTCGACGGGTTTGATGGCGGCGACGTGACGCGCGTCCCAGCGATCTGGCTGCCGCTTGCGGCGTTCGCGTGGAACATGCGACCCGAGGACCACACCCGCGACTACCACTGGCAGTCCTTCCAGATGGCAGTCGAGCGCGCACCTGGTGTGAGCGTTGCGCAGGCGACCGCCGACATCTCCGATGCGCTCGTGCGGAGTCGCGTGAGCGAGTATCCCGACGATCCGGCCTGGGCCACGAAGGTGCGCGCCCTTCGCCCGCGCGCGACTCTGGGTCCGGTACAATCGGACCGCGGCCCGGATGCCGGGCCCGAAACGAAGATCGTACTGTGGGTCAGCGGCGTGGCGCTCATCGTGCTCGTCATCGCGTGCGCCAACGTCGCCAACCTGCACCTCGCGCGGGCGCTGGCGCGCCGTCGCGAGATCGCGCTGCGCCTCGCGTTGGGCGTGAGCCGCGCCCGCCTCGTCCGCCAGCTGCTCACCGAGAGCCTGCTGCTGGCTGCGTTAGGCGGCGCGGCCGGGCTCGCGGTGGCGCAATGGGGCGGCAGGGCCATCCGCGCGCTCTTCATCCACGATGGGGCCGGAACGGTGCTCTTCGCCGACCCGCGCACGATCGCCGTGACGATCATCGTCACCGTGGCGGCGGCGGTCGGCACCGGCCTCGCGCCGGCGATCTACGCGCTTCGCGGCGACATCGCCCAATTGTTAGGCGCCGGGGCGCGCGAGGCGGGCGCCCGCCGCTCCCGGCTCCGCCAATCGCTGCTGCTGGTGCAGGCCATGCTGTCGGTGGTGCTCTTGATCGGCGCCGGCCTCTTCGTGAAAAGCCTCGTGAACGTGCGGCATCTCCACCTGGGCTACGATGTCGGCCCCGTGTTGGTCGTCACCGAGAACATGCGCGGCACGAAGATGCCCACACCGGCGAGAAAGGCACTCGAGGAACGGCTCGCCACCACGGCCGCATCGATGCCGGGCGTCGTGGCGGCCACACCGGCGGCATCGGTTCCGTTCTGGGCCTTCGAAGGCCGCAGCCTCTTCGTCACGGGGATCGACAGCGTGTCGCTGCTCGGACGGTTCACGATGCAGGCCGGTGACACGGCCTACTTCCGTACGTTAGGCACGCGGATCCTGAACGGCCGCGGGTTCACCGCCGGCGACGGCGCAACGGCGCCGCCGGTCACCGTGGTGAGCGCCGGCATGGGGCGCGTCCTCTGGCCGGGACAGAACCCGCTCGGCAAGTGCATCCGCCTCGACGCCGACACGGCGCCCTGCATCACCGTCGTGGGCGTCGCCGAGGATCTGCATCTGCGCTCGTTCACGTCGGCGCGCGAGTTCACCTACTACTTGCCGATCGCGCAGGACACCGAATCGACGGGCATGCTGCTCGTGCGCGTGCGCGGACGTGCGGACGCGTCGGCCGAGCGCGTGCGCCGCGGGCTCCAGGCGCTCATGCCGGGCGCAGCGTACCTCACGGCGACTCCGTTAGGCACGATCATCGATCCGGCGATGGACAGTTGGCGGCTGGGCGCCACGATGTTCGTCGCCTTCGGCGCCCTGGCGCTCGTCCTCGCCGCCGTCGGGCTCTACAGCGTGATCGCCCACGGCGTGGCGCAGCGCCGGCAAGAGCTGGGGGTGCGCCTCGCCCTCGGCGCACCGCGGCCGCGCGTCGTGGCGATGGTGGTCGGAGACGGCCTGCGCACGGTGCTGGCGGGTGTCGTGTTAGGCAGCATGGTGGGACTGGCAACAGGGCGATGGAGCAGCGCACTGCTCTTCCACGAATCGCCGACCGATCCGATCGTGTACGTCGCGGTGGCTGCCGTGGTGGTGTCGGTTGCCCTGCTCGCGACCGCGGCGCCCGCCGTGGCCGCCGGGCGAGTGGACCCGACGGTGACGCTGCGCGGAGACTAA